Below is a window of Myxococcaceae bacterium JPH2 DNA.
CGCTCATTGATGCCATCGTGGAGCGCACGCGGATGCGGACGGGCGTGGCCACCGAGCGCGAGGACGTCCTGGTGACGACGGGGGCCACGGGCGGCCTGGGCTCCATCATGGGGGCGCTGCTCGCGCCGGGCGACGAGGTGCTCCTGCTCGCGCCGTACTGGCCGCTGGTCGCGGGCGTGGTCGCCTCGTTCCACGGTGTGCCCGTGGCGGTGCCGTTCCTGGACGTGAAGGGACCGGAGGAGTTGGTGGCGGCCGTGCGTGCGAAGGCAGGCCCGCGCACCGTGGCGCTGTATGTGAATACGCCCAACAACCCCACGGGCAAGGTGTTGCCGCGCGCGTGGGTGGAGGCGCTGGTGGAGGAGGCGCGCCGCCAGGGCTGGTGGCTCATCGGAGACGAGGTCTACGAGGACTACGTCTATGCGGGCGAGCACGTCTCCACGCGGGCGCTCGCGCCGGAGCGCACGTTCTCCGCGTACTCGTTCAGCAAGGCGTACGGCATGGCGGGCAATCGGTGCGGCTATGTGGTGGGGCCCACCGAGGCCATGGGGCACCTGCGCAAGGTGAGCACGCACAGCTTTTACGCCACGCCCACCGCGGCTCAGGTCGTGGCCACCCGGGTGCTGGGGAGCGTGGGGGATGCGTGGGTCGCGAATGCCTCGGCGCGCTACCGCGAGGTGGGCAACGAGGCGGCTCGACGGCTGGGCGTGCCTCCCCCGGAGGGCAGCACCTTCCTCTTCCTGGACGTGTCCGCGCACCTGGATGCGCGCGGACTGCCCGTCTTCCTGGATACCTGCGCTGAGCGGGGCCTCTTGCTGTCCCCGGGCCCGTCCTTCGGGCCGTTCCCCCACCACGTGCGCCTGTGCTTCACCTGCGTGCCCCCGGAGGTGGCCCTGCGCGGGGTGGACGTGCTGGCAGGGCTCCTGTCGCCACGCCGCTCAGCAGGTAGGTGAGTGTGCGTCGAAGGTGTGTTCCGGATGTCCCGAGCCGAAAATAGGGTCAGGAATGTACTTCCGGGCCCCGAGGTTCCACTTCCAACCCAAGGTCACGGGGCTTTTTAGATGAGGCCCACTAGGCAAGTGCCTCGAAACGTGACACATGGCAACGGCCGCACGAGCTTCAAGTCGAGTGTGGCCTCCGGCTCAATTCATGAAGCCGGAAAAGAAAGAAGAAGAGCAAGAGTAATGGCGACTGGTACCGTGAAGTGGTTCAACGACGCGAAGGGCTTTGGTTTCATCATGCAGGATGGCGGGGGCGAGGACCTCTTCTGCCACCACAGCGCGATCCAGACCCAGGGCTTCCGCTCCCTCCAGGAGGGCCAGAAGGTGGAGTTCGACGTGGCCCGCGGCCCCAAGGGCCTGCAGGCGCAGAACGTCCGTCCGGTCTGAGACAGTTCGCGTCCTGAACGACAAAGGCTCAGCCCTTCGGGGGCTGGGCCTTTTTCTTTTGCGGGCCGCGCCCCCTCGCCTACAGGAAGAGCGTCGGGTCGAACTCGTCCACGTTGACCGGGAGCATGCGAGGCAGCGGGCGCTGGAACACCTTGGCGTTCAGCTCCAGGTCCAGGATCTTCAGGCCCGAGGGGACGAGCTCCCGGAAGCGCTGGCTCACGTACTCGCGCAGGCCGAGCACCGCCACCTGCCGGCCCTCGTCCAGCAGGGGCTTGAGCGCCTCGGCGAAGTCGGCGCCGTCATGACTGGCGAGCGCGACCGAGGCCTTGGGGCGCTGAGTCCGAATGGACTCCAGGAGCTTGAGGACGCCCATGTCGACCACCTTCTGGTCCGGGCGGCCGTGCAGCAGCGCCACCTCGCACCCAGCGGACTTCAGGGCGCGCACGAAGCCAATCATCGCGTCGGGGAGCTGCTCCCCCTTGGCGTTGAGGACGACGATGCAGCGCACCGGGGTGGGGAAGTAGCTCTCGCAGAACGTGACGAGGCGATCGAACTGCACCCGATCCAAGGGTTCGGGGCGGCGCCCCACGATGTTGGACACGGCCCAGTCGATGTTCTCGGCATCGATGAGCACGTAGGTCGCTGCGGGCTGACGGACGGAATTCATGCCCGGAGGATACGCGGGCCCGCGGGAGGAAGCCGGGCGATTTCCCACGCCCGGCTCCCCGCACCTCAATCCCGGAGCCTCACGGCGCGGGTGCGTGCGCCACGCCCGACTCCTCGTCCTCATCCTGCGCGGGGCGCGAGTCACCGCGCAGCCGCTGCATCAGCACGTAGAGGCCGGGGATGAAGATGAGGTTGACGACGGTGGACACCAGCATGCCGCCGAACACGGCCGTGCCCAGGGAGTTGCGCGAGGCGGCGCCGGCGCCCTTGGCCGTCATGAGCGGCACCACGCCCAGGAGGAAGGCGATGGACGTCATGAGGATGGGGCGCAGGCGCACCTCGGCGGCCGTCACCACCGCGTCGAGCGCGCTCTTGCCGCTGGCGCGAAGCTGCTCGGCGAACTCCACGATGAGGATGGCGTTCTTGCTGGCCAGACCCACCAGCATCACCAGTCCCACCTGGCAGAACACGTCATTGGCGTAGCCGCGCGCCAACTGCAGCGCGAGCGCGCCCATGATGGCCAGGGGCACGGACAGGATGATGACGAAGGGCAGGGTGAAGCTCTCGTACTGCGCCGCGAGCACCAGGAAGACGAACAGCAGGCCGAGCCCGAAGATGATCATCGTCTGCCCGCCGCTCTCCTTCTGCTCCAGGCTGATGCCGGTCCACTCGGCGCTCATGCCCTGGGGCAGTCGCTGGGTGGCGAGCGTCTCCATGGCCTCGAGCGCCTGTCCAGAGGACACGCCGGGCGCGGCCTGTCCGTTCACCTCGGCGGCGCGGAAGAGGTTGTAGTGCCGGATGACCTGCGCGGAGACGGTGGGCTTCACCGTCACCAGGGACTCCAGCGGAATCATCTGCCCGCTGTCGCTGCGCACGTAGAAGGCGCCGATGTCCGCTGGGCTGTCGCGGAACTGCTGCTCGGCCTGGACGTAGACGCGGTACGTGCGGCTCGCGTAGTTGAAGTCGTTGACGTACTGGCTGCCCATGTAGAGCTGCAGGGTGCCGAACACCTCGCTCATGGGCACGCCGAGGGCCTTGGCCTTCTGCCGGTCCACCTCCACGTCCAACAGCGGAGTGTCCGCGTTGAAGGCGGTGAAGACGCCGCGCAGCTTGCTGTCCGAGTTGCCTCCCGCCACCACATCCTGCGTGGCGGACGCCAGGTCGTCCAGCGAGTGGTTGCCGGCCGTGTCCTCGACGATGAACTGGAAGCCGCCCACGCTGCCGACGCCGCGGATGGCGGGGGGCTGGAAGGGCATGACGCGCGCGCCGCCAATCTTGCCCAAGGGACCGCGCAGCCGCTCCACCAGCGCGGCCACGGACTGGCCGGGCTTCGTGCGCTCTTCCCACGGCTTCAGGGTGGTGAAGAGGGTGGCGAGGTTGGGGCCCGTGCCCTGGAACGAGAAGCCGCCGATGACGAACATGTTCGCCACCTCGGGCTGCGCGCGCAGCACCTGCTCGGCCTCGGCCAGCACCTTCTCCGTCTGGGCCAGGGACATGCCCTCGGGGCCCTGCACGGAGATGATGAGGTAGCCCTGGTCCTCGTCCGGGATGAAGCCGGTGGGCGCCGAGCGGAACAGCATCACCGTGCCGCCCAGGCAGGCGAGGAACGCCAGCAAGACGATGAGGGGGTGCTTGAGCAGCCCGCGCAGCGCCGCGCCGTAGGCGTTCTTGGTCGCGTCGAGCGCGCGGTCCACCCAGCGGAAGAACACCCACTTGGGGCCGTGGTGGTGCTTGAGCAGCAGGGCGCTCAGCGCGGGCGTCAGCGTCAGCGCGCAGAAGGTCGACAGCGCCACGGACGCGGCGATGGTGAGCGCGAACTGGCGATAGATGGCGCCCGTGGTGCCGGGGAAGAGGGCCACCGGGACGAACACCGCCACCAGCACGATGGAGATGGCGATGACCGCGCCGGCCACTTCCTTCATGCCCTCGCGCGCGGCCTGCCTCGCCGTCAGGCCCTTCTCCGCCATCAAGCGCTCGATGTTCTCGATGACGACGATGGCGTCATCCACCACGAGGCCCGTGGCCAGCGTCAGGCCGAACAGGGTGAGGGTGTTGATGGAGAAGCCGAGCAGGTGGACGAACGCGAACGTGCCCACCAGGGAGACGGGCAGGGTGAGCGCGGTGATGAGCACGCTGCGCCAGCCGTGCAGGAACAGGAAGATGACCAGGATGACGAGCGCGATGGCCTCCACGAGCGTCTGGATGACCTCGTGGATGGAGGCGCGCACCGCGAGCGTGGTGTCCGTGCCCGCGCGGTACTCGAGGCCCGGCGGGAACTGCTTGGCCAGGCGGTCCAGCTCGCGGAACACGCCGTCGCGCACGTCCAGCGCGTTGGCGGTGGGGAGCTGGAAGATGGCGAGGCCCACGCCCGTCTTGCCATTGAAGCGCAAGAGCGTGCCGTAGTTCTCCGCGCCCATCTCCACGCGACCCACGTCGTGCACGCGCACGAGCTTTCCGTCGGCGTCGCGCTGGATGACGATGTCGCCGAACTCCTCGGGCTCCACCAGACGGCCGTGCGCGCGCACCGCGAGCTGGTAGGGCTGATCATCGGCGGACGGCGGCTGCCCCACCTGGCCCGCGGCCACCTGGAGGTTTTGATCCTGCAGCGCGCGCACCACGTCCTGCGGCGTCAGGTTGCGACGCGCCAGCTCGGTGGGGTCCAGCCACAGGCGCATGGAGAACTTGCGCTCGCCGAAGATGCGCACGTCGCCCACGCCGGACACGCGCTTGATGGCGTCCTTCAGGTTCACGTCTGCGTAGTTGCTGAGGAACTTCGCGTCGTAGCGGTTGTCCGGGCTGGAGAGGCCCACGGTCAGCAGCATCTGGCTGGAGGCCTTGTTCACCACGATGCCCGTCTGGTTCACCTGCGAGGGCAGGCGGGCGGCGGCGCGGCTCACGCGGTTCTGCACGTCGACGGCGGCCACCTCGATGTCGCGCGTGGGCGCGAAGGTGACGGTGATCTGACTGGTGCCGTCGTTGCTGCTCGTGGAGGTGATGTAGCGCATGCCCTCCACGCCGTTGAGCTCCTGCTCCAACGGAATCGTGACGGCGCTCTCCACCACCTCGGCGCTCGCGCCGACGTAGGTGGCGGTGACCGTCACCTGGGGCGGTGCCAGGTCGGGATACTGCGCGATGGGCAGCGAGGGGATGGCGATCGCCCCCACCAGCGTCAGGAGGATGGAGCAGACGGCCGCGAACACGGGCCGGCGGATGAAGAAATTGACGAACACGGCTTGAACGCCCTCATTCTCTCTGCGGTGTCCGGGCCGGACGCACTGGCGCCCACGGCCCGGTGCCTCGGATTTCGCTCAGCGGCTGCCCCCGGCGGGACCGCCACCCGGCGCCGTCGTCGGAGCGGCGGCCGGAGGCGCCTCGGCGCGGGCGGTCTGCTTCACCTTCACGGCCGTGCCATCTCGCAGCGCGTAGAGCGAGGACACCGCCACCTGATCTCCCGACTTGAGGCCGGCCTCGATGACGTAGGCCATGTCGCCCAGGGTGCCCAGGGTGATGGGCCGGCGCTCGACGACCGTCTTGCCGCCCTTGTCCTGCACCACGAGCGCGAAGGGCTGGCCGCTCTGGCGCACCACCGCGAGCGCGGGGAGCTGGAGCGCATCCCGCGTGGAGTAGACGATGCGCGCGCGCACCAGCTCGCTGGGGCGCAGGCCCACGGTGTTGCGGAAGGCCGCCTTCACCTCCACGAGCTGCGTGCGTGGATCCGCCTGGGGCGCCACGAAGAACACGGTGCTGCTGAGCATCACCTTGCCCTGGCCGTCGAGCACCTCGAGCAACGTGTCCGGCTTGAGCGAGCGGGCACGCGAGGCGGGCACGGACACGCTGACCTCCAGCGCGTCCGCCTGGGCCACGCTGGTGACGGGCGTGGTGGCGCCCACGAAGTCACCCAGGCGAACGACGACGTCGCCCACGGTGCCCGCGAAGGGCGCGCGCACGACGTGGTACTGCAGCTGCACCTGCTTCTGCGCCACCTGCGCCGCGGCCGAGCGCGACGCGGCCTCGGCCGCCTGCACCTGGGCCTGTACGGCCTCCAGCTCCTGGCCGCTCGCGAGACCTTCCTTGTAGAGCGCCTCGGTGCGCGTCTGCGTGCGCCGCGCCAGCGCCAGGTTCACCTCGGACGAGCTGTGCTGGGCCTGGGCGCTGTCGAGCGCGGCGGTCTCCTCGCGCGAGTCGACCTCCAGCAGCGGCGCTCCCTGCTCCACCTTCTGCCCGGGCTTCACGTGGATGCGGCGCACGTAGCCGGCTACCTGCGGCAGCACCGTCACGCTCTGCCGCGACAGGAGCGAGCCCAGATATTCGCTCGTGTCCCGCACGGGCGAGGGCGCCAGCGTGAGCACCTCCACCTCGCGAGGGGGCGGCGCGGCAGGAGGCGCCGCCTTGCCCGTGCATGCCACCGCCCCCGTCATCAGGGACGCACACCACACCGTCTTCACCAACGCCGTCAGGGGGCGCACCCTTCTCACCAGTCGCACCGGGCCTCCGTCAGGAAAGCGTCCAGGCGCGCCTGGACAAGCTCGAACTCACGCAACACCAAAGTCAGATCCGCCTGGCGCAGGGCCGCGCCGCTCTGGACCAGGTCCAGGCTGCCGCCCCGGCCCACCTCGAACGCGCGGCGCGTCAGCCGGTCCGTCCGGTCCGCCAGGTCGCGGGACTCCGTCGCCGTCTTCACCAGCGCCTCGGCCACCTCCACGCCTCGGCGAGCCCGCGCCACTTCAATCTCCACCTCGCGCCGCGCGCTCTCCAGCGCCTCGGCGGCTTGCCGCTCCACGCCCGCGCGCTCGCGCACCAGGCCCTCGCGCAGTCCACCTTCCCAGATGGGTACGGTGAGCACCGCCGCGATGTTCCAGGTGGCCACCCGGCCGAAGCCTGGATCCGTCGTGTATCCGACAGTGTTGCTCGTCACCCCGAGCGTGGGCAGGTAGCCCGCGGACGCCTGCCGCTTGCTGTCGTGGGCCGCGTCCACCTGCGCGCGAGCGGCCACCAGGTCCGCGCGGGCGTTCACCGTGTCGAGCGGCGCGCAGACAGCCCGCGCGTTGTCGACCAATCCCTGCAACTGGAACGCGGGGCTCACGCCGATGGCGTGGTCGAAGCCGAGCGATACGCCCAGCGCCTCGCGGGCACGACGGAGCTGCTCGTCCCCGGAGACGAGCGCGCCACGTGCCACGGCCACGTCCTGGTTCACCCGCACCACGTCGAGCTGATTGCTCGCGCCCAGCTCGAAGGAGCGCTGCGTGAGGGCGGAGCGCTCCAGCGCTTGCCGCAGGCCCACGCGGTTGATCTCCGCGGCGCGCTCGGCGGCCACCGTGGCCACCAGCGTCTGCGCGAGCCCCAAGGTGAGGCGCCTGCGCGTGTCCTGGAGGCTGGCGACCGCGCTCTTCTGCCCGGACGAGGTCGACGACAGGCCTCGCCAGGCGCTCACGTCCACCACGGACTGCGTAAGCGACGCGGTGGCGGTACCCAGCGGCGAGGTGAGGGTGCGTCCCGTTCCCGCCGCGGTCGGACTTGCGCTTGGGGTATCGGGGTTGAGGACATCGTAGCTGACGCTCGCGGTCAGCCGTGCATTGGGCAGCAGCGCGGACAGGGCCTGTCGCCAGCGACCATCGGCGCGCTCGACGCCGGCCTCGGCGGTGTGGAGGTTGGTCGAGTTCTCTCGAACCAGGGTCAGCGCCTCATCCCAGGTGCCGACCTGCTGCGCCGCCGGAGCGACGGGCGCGAGCATGGGGTCCTCCACGGTCGGCTGGAAGGGCACCGGTGGCGAGGCCGGCTCGGCTTGGGGCGAGGCGGCGGCGAGCACCAGAATCAGTAGGGAGGCGGAGTGCATACCTGGCGGGAGAGGTGGGTGCAGCGTGTTCGGTGGTCCCCCCAGGCTGCGGACAGCGGCGGGGATGTAATTGACAACTGTTGTGGTTCGCAATCATCTTTTCGCGCAATGACCCTCGCGGAGCAAGTGGGCGCGTTGAAGCGCGTCATTGGTCGTCTGGTGCGGCAACGTGTGGGAGAGGACACCAGCCGTCCGTTCATGCAGCTCCTCGTCCTGAAGGTCGTCGAGACTGAAGGGCTGCGGCACCAGTCGCTCATCGCGGAGCGGCTCATGGTGGACGCACCAGCGGTGAGCCGCCTGGTCGATCGACTGGCGGAGGATGGGCTGATCGAGCGCCGGGCAGGGACCAACCGGCGGAATGTCCACCTGGAAGTGACGGACGCGGGGCGCCGAGAGCTGAAGGTGCTGCGCGCGGGGCTCCTGTGGCTGGACGCCGAGGCCCGCCAGTGCCTCACCGACGCGGAGTTCCGGCAGCTCACGCACCTGATGCAGAAGCTGCACACGGGGCTGGCCCAGCGGTCGTCGAGCGGATCGCCGGCCGCCGATGGAGCGGCCTGAGCGGTCGCTTCAAAAGGGCGCGGGTCGCTCGAAGTCGAGGCGCTGCCCTGTCACTGGATGGCAGAACGACAGCGCTTCGGCATGCAGGAAGAGGCGCGCGTCCGCGTGTCCGTAGAGGCGGTCTCCCACGATGGGCGCGCCGAGCCCGAGCGGATGGGCTGCATGGACGCGGAGCTGGTGTGTTCGTCCGGTGAGCGGGAAGAAGGCCACGCGTGTGCGCGACGGCTGTCGTTCCAGCACCTGCCAGCGGGTCAGCGCGGGCTTGCCGTGGACGGGGTCGTGGATCTGCCGAGGCCTGTCATCGAGGTCGACGCGCATCGGGAAGTCGATGACGCCGCGCTCTCCTTGGACGCTCCCGGCGACCCAGGCGATGTAGCGCTTGGTGACCTCGCGCAAGGTGAACTGACGCTGCAGCTCCGCATGGGCTTGGGCATGCAGCCCCGCGACGAGCAGGCCCGAGGTGTCGAGGTCGAGCCGATGCACGAGCAGCGGCCCTGCCGCGCTCGGATGGCGCTCCCTCAGTCGGGTCAGCACGGAGTCCGTGAGGGCGCTGTCCCGGCCGGGGACGGAGAGCAGCCCGGCGGGCTTGTCGAGGACGACCACGGCCGCGTCCTCGTAGACGATGTCCAGCGGTGCCGGAGGATGTGCGGGGGGAATGAACGTGCGCGGTCTCGCGACCGACAGGCCCTCCAACATGAAGGGCAGCAGGGGACCGCACTTGTCTCGGCACGCGGCGTAGTACGCGCCACTCGCGCGGCCTCCCGCGCTGGGCGGCGCGCCCCACCAGAACTCGGCGAGCGCCACGGGGCGAAGTCCCTGCGCGAACGCATGCGCGAGCAGCTTCGGTGCCGCGCAGTCCGCCGCGCCCGAGGGTGGCTCACCCGGCAGGTACAGCTCACGCAAGGCACGCACCTGCCCGCGCGCATTGGGGACGCGATAGCTGTCATGGATGCGGCGCATGAGCTCGCGACAGACGATGTGCCGCAGTCGCTCCAATGCGCGCAGCCGGCGCTCCGAGCGTCGCGCGCGGGGGAGGATGCTCGCGCGCTCCTCGTCGTGCCGTGCTTCCATGCGACGGCGCTCGGCTTTGTCTCCGCGGCTCTCCTGGTCGAGCGCGTGAAGTGCCTCGGCCCGTGCGGGCACTGGCAGGCTCACGGTCAGCTCGGCCCGACGCGCGTGTCGCTCACGGCGCCTGGCTTCGTGCTGCTCGCGCAGCGTCGCGCGCTCAGTGGCATGGCGGGCGTCGAGTCCAAGCAACTCCGCACCGAGTGCCTGATGCTCCGGTGAGGTGCGATGAGCCTCGGCGCGTGCGAAGAGTGCTTTGACTTCGGCCTCGCCGGGAATCTCGACGCGGGCGCGGGCCTTCGCATCGAAGAGGGGCGGGACGAAGCCCTCGTGCTCCCACTTCCCGCCCAGCATCCCGGAGAACGCGCGGGTGAACCCGAGGCGCCCATCGGGGAGCGCCACGACGAGCACGCCGAACATCTTTCCGTCCTCGGGGCCTTCGAGCACGGTCGTCGCGAGTCCCGGCGCGAGCTGGCCCGCGCGCAACTCGGCTTGCATGCGCTCCGCCGCCAGGCGGGCCAGTGGAGCGGGGCCCAGCTCATCGAAGGGACTGGGGAAGTCCCCGGGGTCGCGCGAGTCCGTCGCCGGGGCATCGAGGAGGGTGATGCGCGTGTCCACGGCGCTTGGCTAACACGGGCCGGCGCCGACGGGGAGCACGCACGTGGTTGGGTGGATGGGTCCGAGCGACCCTGCTCACCGAGCGACGCACCGGCCGTCCACCAGCCGAGGCCGGGGGTGACGGGTGAGTCCGCAGTTGGAGTGCAGTCCCACGGCCTGCTGCCAGTCGCGCTCCGCCTGCATGAGGGCATCGAGCTTCGCTTGGAGGGCCGGAACGTTCGTGGTGCGAGTGCAGTAGGCGATGAACTCGCGAGGGCCGCCACACGCCTTGTGGCCGAAGCCCGCCACTTCGCACTGCGTGACTTCTTCACAGCCGCTCGGGTTCGCCAGGGCTCGCGCCTCCTGTGCGAGCTGGTCGGCTCGAGACTTCAACTCAGCGGGCTCGGTCGCATGGGCTGTCCCCACGAGGAACATCAGCGCCGCGCTCTGTGCCCACCACCTGCTCCACGGTCGTGACAAGGCGAACCTCCGAGATGGCGAG
It encodes the following:
- a CDS encoding multidrug efflux RND transporter permease subunit, which gives rise to MFVNFFIRRPVFAAVCSILLTLVGAIAIPSLPIAQYPDLAPPQVTVTATYVGASAEVVESAVTIPLEQELNGVEGMRYITSTSSNDGTSQITVTFAPTRDIEVAAVDVQNRVSRAAARLPSQVNQTGIVVNKASSQMLLTVGLSSPDNRYDAKFLSNYADVNLKDAIKRVSGVGDVRIFGERKFSMRLWLDPTELARRNLTPQDVVRALQDQNLQVAAGQVGQPPSADDQPYQLAVRAHGRLVEPEEFGDIVIQRDADGKLVRVHDVGRVEMGAENYGTLLRFNGKTGVGLAIFQLPTANALDVRDGVFRELDRLAKQFPPGLEYRAGTDTTLAVRASIHEVIQTLVEAIALVILVIFLFLHGWRSVLITALTLPVSLVGTFAFVHLLGFSINTLTLFGLTLATGLVVDDAIVVIENIERLMAEKGLTARQAAREGMKEVAGAVIAISIVLVAVFVPVALFPGTTGAIYRQFALTIAASVALSTFCALTLTPALSALLLKHHHGPKWVFFRWVDRALDATKNAYGAALRGLLKHPLIVLLAFLACLGGTVMLFRSAPTGFIPDEDQGYLIISVQGPEGMSLAQTEKVLAEAEQVLRAQPEVANMFVIGGFSFQGTGPNLATLFTTLKPWEERTKPGQSVAALVERLRGPLGKIGGARVMPFQPPAIRGVGSVGGFQFIVEDTAGNHSLDDLASATQDVVAGGNSDSKLRGVFTAFNADTPLLDVEVDRQKAKALGVPMSEVFGTLQLYMGSQYVNDFNYASRTYRVYVQAEQQFRDSPADIGAFYVRSDSGQMIPLESLVTVKPTVSAQVIRHYNLFRAAEVNGQAAPGVSSGQALEAMETLATQRLPQGMSAEWTGISLEQKESGGQTMIIFGLGLLFVFLVLAAQYESFTLPFVIILSVPLAIMGALALQLARGYANDVFCQVGLVMLVGLASKNAILIVEFAEQLRASGKSALDAVVTAAEVRLRPILMTSIAFLLGVVPLMTAKGAGAASRNSLGTAVFGGMLVSTVVNLIFIPGLYVLMQRLRGDSRPAQDEDEESGVAHAPAP
- a CDS encoding NYN domain-containing protein; amino-acid sequence: MNSVRQPAATYVLIDAENIDWAVSNIVGRRPEPLDRVQFDRLVTFCESYFPTPVRCIVVLNAKGEQLPDAMIGFVRALKSAGCEVALLHGRPDQKVVDMGVLKLLESIRTQRPKASVALASHDGADFAEALKPLLDEGRQVAVLGLREYVSQRFRELVPSGLKILDLELNAKVFQRPLPRMLPVNVDEFDPTLFL
- a CDS encoding pyridoxal phosphate-dependent aminotransferase; the encoded protein is MPRPPHFSPSVSVIPGAVYSSQAERTRSWKGEMYPLHVGDTWLSPAEGCHMEDLRAADHPGLHRYAPIQGLPSLIDAIVERTRMRTGVATEREDVLVTTGATGGLGSIMGALLAPGDEVLLLAPYWPLVAGVVASFHGVPVAVPFLDVKGPEELVAAVRAKAGPRTVALYVNTPNNPTGKVLPRAWVEALVEEARRQGWWLIGDEVYEDYVYAGEHVSTRALAPERTFSAYSFSKAYGMAGNRCGYVVGPTEAMGHLRKVSTHSFYATPTAAQVVATRVLGSVGDAWVANASARYREVGNEAARRLGVPPPEGSTFLFLDVSAHLDARGLPVFLDTCAERGLLLSPGPSFGPFPHHVRLCFTCVPPEVALRGVDVLAGLLSPRRSAGR
- a CDS encoding cold-shock protein is translated as MATGTVKWFNDAKGFGFIMQDGGGEDLFCHHSAIQTQGFRSLQEGQKVEFDVARGPKGLQAQNVRPV
- a CDS encoding MarR family transcriptional regulator; translation: MTLAEQVGALKRVIGRLVRQRVGEDTSRPFMQLLVLKVVETEGLRHQSLIAERLMVDAPAVSRLVDRLAEDGLIERRAGTNRRNVHLEVTDAGRRELKVLRAGLLWLDAEARQCLTDAEFRQLTHLMQKLHTGLAQRSSSGSPAADGAA
- a CDS encoding RluA family pseudouridine synthase, whose protein sequence is MQAELRAGQLAPGLATTVLEGPEDGKMFGVLVVALPDGRLGFTRAFSGMLGGKWEHEGFVPPLFDAKARARVEIPGEAEVKALFARAEAHRTSPEHQALGAELLGLDARHATERATLREQHEARRRERHARRAELTVSLPVPARAEALHALDQESRGDKAERRRMEARHDEERASILPRARRSERRLRALERLRHIVCRELMRRIHDSYRVPNARGQVRALRELYLPGEPPSGAADCAAPKLLAHAFAQGLRPVALAEFWWGAPPSAGGRASGAYYAACRDKCGPLLPFMLEGLSVARPRTFIPPAHPPAPLDIVYEDAAVVVLDKPAGLLSVPGRDSALTDSVLTRLRERHPSAAGPLLVHRLDLDTSGLLVAGLHAQAHAELQRQFTLREVTKRYIAWVAGSVQGERGVIDFPMRVDLDDRPRQIHDPVHGKPALTRWQVLERQPSRTRVAFFPLTGRTHQLRVHAAHPLGLGAPIVGDRLYGHADARLFLHAEALSFCHPVTGQRLDFERPAPF
- a CDS encoding efflux RND transporter periplasmic adaptor subunit, with the protein product MTGAVACTGKAAPPAAPPPREVEVLTLAPSPVRDTSEYLGSLLSRQSVTVLPQVAGYVRRIHVKPGQKVEQGAPLLEVDSREETAALDSAQAQHSSSEVNLALARRTQTRTEALYKEGLASGQELEAVQAQVQAAEAASRSAAAQVAQKQVQLQYHVVRAPFAGTVGDVVVRLGDFVGATTPVTSVAQADALEVSVSVPASRARSLKPDTLLEVLDGQGKVMLSSTVFFVAPQADPRTQLVEVKAAFRNTVGLRPSELVRARIVYSTRDALQLPALAVVRQSGQPFALVVQDKGGKTVVERRPITLGTLGDMAYVIEAGLKSGDQVAVSSLYALRDGTAVKVKQTARAEAPPAAAPTTAPGGGPAGGSR
- a CDS encoding TolC family protein, translating into MHSASLLILVLAAASPQAEPASPPVPFQPTVEDPMLAPVAPAAQQVGTWDEALTLVRENSTNLHTAEAGVERADGRWRQALSALLPNARLTASVSYDVLNPDTPSASPTAAGTGRTLTSPLGTATASLTQSVVDVSAWRGLSSTSSGQKSAVASLQDTRRRLTLGLAQTLVATVAAERAAEINRVGLRQALERSALTQRSFELGASNQLDVVRVNQDVAVARGALVSGDEQLRRAREALGVSLGFDHAIGVSPAFQLQGLVDNARAVCAPLDTVNARADLVAARAQVDAAHDSKRQASAGYLPTLGVTSNTVGYTTDPGFGRVATWNIAAVLTVPIWEGGLREGLVRERAGVERQAAEALESARREVEIEVARARRGVEVAEALVKTATESRDLADRTDRLTRRAFEVGRGGSLDLVQSGAALRQADLTLVLREFELVQARLDAFLTEARCDW